One Diceros bicornis minor isolate mBicDic1 chromosome 27, mDicBic1.mat.cur, whole genome shotgun sequence genomic region harbors:
- the LOC131393035 gene encoding keratin-associated protein 12-2-like, producing MCRTGCSSGCQPACSVPSPCQASCYVPVSCQPAVCTPVSCQSAVCTPVSCQPAVCTPVSCQPAVCTPVSCQPAVCTPVSCQPAVCTPVSCQSAVCVPVSCQPAVCVTPSCQSIVRVPVSCKPAVCVAPSCQSSGCCQPSCPTLVCRPISCSSPCCY from the exons ATGTGCCGCACCGGCTGCTCCTCGGGCTGCCAGccagcctgctctgtgcccagccccTGCCAGGCATCCTGCTATGTGCCCGTGAGCTGCCAGCCTGCAGTGTGCACACCCGTGAGCTGCCAGTCTGCCGTGTGCACACCCGTGAGCTGCCAGCCAGCTGTGTGCACACCCGTGAGCTGCCAGCCTGCTGTGTGCACACCCGTGAGCTGCCAGCCTGCTGTGTGCACACCTGTGAGCTGCCAGCCAGCTGTGTGTACACCCGTGAGCTGCCAGTCTGCTGTGTGTGTGCCCGTGAG CTGCCAGCCTGCTGTGTGCGTGACCCCCTCCTGCCAGTCCATCGTGCGTGTGCCTGTGAGCTGCAAGCCAGCCGTCTGCGTGGCCCCCTCCTGCCAATCTTCTGGGTGCTGCcagccctcctgccccaccctggTCTGTAGACCCATCTCCTGTAGCTCCCCTTGCTGCTATTGA
- the LOC131393036 gene encoding keratin-associated protein 10-12-like: MAASTLSVCSSDLSYGSRVCQPGSWDSCPGSSWQVDDCPESCCEPPCCAPSCCAQAPCLTLLCTPASCVCSPCQSACTSSCTPSCCQQSSCQPSCCTSSPCQPSCCVPVSCTPVSCTPVCCKTVCCVPICSGASPCSDPSCCQQSSCQPSRCTSSPCQQDCFVPVCSTPVCSGATSCPAPSCCQPTPCPPSCCRPSSCESLISRPVCRPSCVSLICRPVCRPACCVPVSSCCAPASCQPSCCRQASCKSLLCRRMCSRAASCVPASAHKSCC, encoded by the coding sequence ATGGCCGCCTCCACCCTGTCCGTCTGCTCCAGCGACCTGAGCTACGGCAGCCGGGTCTGCCAGCCCGGGTCCTGGGACTCCTGCCCAGGCTCCTCCTGGCAGGTGGACGACTGCCCAGAGAGCTGCTGCGAGCCCCCCTGCTGCGCCCCCAGCTGCTGCGCCCAGGCCCCCTGCCTGACCCTCCTCTGCACCCCAGCCAGCTGTGTGTGCAGCCCCTGCCAGTCAGCCTGCACCAGCTCCTGCACGCCCTCCTGCTGCCAACAGTCTAGCTGCCAGCCCTCCTGCTgcacctcctccccctgccagcCGTCCTGCTGTGTGCCTGTCTCCTGCACACCTGTCTCCTGCACACCTGTCTGCTGCAAGACCGTGTGCTGTGTGCCCATCTGCTCTGGGGCCTCCCCCTGCTCAGACCCCTCTTGCTGCCAGCAGTCTAGCTGCCAGCCTTCCCGCTgcacctcctccccctgccagcAGGACTGCTTTGTGCCCGTCTGCTCCACACCTGTCTGCTCTGGGGCCACCTCCTGCCCAGCCCCCTCGTGCTGCcagcccaccccctgccccccgtCCTGCTGCAGACCCTCCTCCTGCGAGTCCCTCATCAGCCGCCCTGTGTGCAGACCCTCCTGCGTGTCCCTCATCTGCCGCCCCGTGTGCAGGCCCGCCTGCTGCGTGCCCGTCTCCTCTTGCTGTGCCCCTGCCTCCTGCCAGCCCAGCTGCTGCCGCCAGGCCTCCTGCAAGTCCCTGCTCTGCCGCCGCATGTGCTCCCGCGCGGCCTCCTGCGTCCCCGCCTCGGCCCACAAGTCCTGCTGCTGA
- the LOC131392984 gene encoding keratin-associated protein 12-1-like — MCHTSCSSGCQPACCVPSPCQAACCVPVSCKPAVCVPMSCRPAVCAPVSCRPAVCAPVSCRPTVCVAPSCQSSGCCRPSYPTLVCRPVLSCTPSCS, encoded by the exons ATGTGCCACACCAGCTGCTCCTCGGGCTGCCAGCCAGCCTGCTGCGTGCCCAGCCCCTGCCAGGCAGCCTGCTGTGTGCCTGTGAGCTGCAAGCCTGCTGTGTGTGTGCCCATGAGCTGTAGGCCAGCCGTGTGCGCGCCTGTGAGCTGCAGGCCAGCCGTGTGCGCGCCTGTGAGCTGCAG GCCCACTGTGTGCGTGGCCCCCTCCTGCCAGTCCTCCGGGTGCTGCCGGCCCTCCTACCCCACTCTGGTCTGCAGACCCGTCCTCTCTTGCACCCCTTCCTGCTCCTGA